In Oryctolagus cuniculus chromosome X, mOryCun1.1, whole genome shotgun sequence, a single window of DNA contains:
- the LOC100341303 gene encoding mitochondrial import inner membrane translocase subunit Tim23 has translation MEGGGGSGNKTTGGLAGFFGAGGAGYSHADLAGVPLTGMNPLSPYLNVDPRYLVQDTDEFILPTGANKTRGRFELAFFTIGGCCMTGAAFGAVNGLRLGLKETQNMAWSKPRNVQILNMVTRQGALWANTLGSLALLYSAFGVIIEKTRGAEDDLNTVAAGTMTGMLYKCTGGLRGAARGGLAGLTLTGLYALYNNWEHMKGSLLQQSL, from the coding sequence ATGGAGGGCGGCGGAGGAAGCGGCAACAAAACCACAGGGGGCTTGGCTGGCTTTTTCGGAGCCGGCGGAGCAGGTTACTCGCACGCAGACCTGGCCGGCGTCCCGCTAACTGGAATGAATCCTCTGTCTCCTTATTTAAATGTGGATCCACGGTATCTTGTGCAGGATACAGATGAGTTTATTTTACCAACGGGAGCTAATAAAACCCGGGGCAGATTCGAGCTGGCCTTCTTTACTATTGGAGGATGTTGCATGACAGGGGctgcatttggggcagtgaacgGTCTTCGGCTAGGATTGAAGGAAACCCAGAACATGGCCTGGTCCAAACCAAGAAACGTACAGATTTTGAATATGGTGACTAGGCAAGGTGCACTTTGGGCTAATACTCTAGGATCTTTGGCTTTGCTCTATAGTGCATTTGGTGTCATCATTGAGAAAACTCGCGGGGCAGAAGATGACCTGAACACAGTAGCAGCCGGAACCATGACGGGCATGTTGTATAAATGCACAGGTGGTCTCCGAGGGGCAGCACGAGGCGGCCTGGCAGGACTCACTCTCACTGGCCTCTACGCGCTCTACAACAACTGGGAGCACATGAAAGGCTCCCTGCTGCAGCAGTCGCTCTGA